A stretch of Lactuca sativa cultivar Salinas chromosome 6, Lsat_Salinas_v11, whole genome shotgun sequence DNA encodes these proteins:
- the LOC111897750 gene encoding uncharacterized protein LOC111897750: protein MPHNPQSSHPFLHHRLLLHILQFLRVYATEPLITPTMEYSESSNDYIEEYESIFTALETELPKVDRLPNFSDVIDGVLSSDAFSLHKCVYDSSTHADVVDSISLPDVFEFDDYLLDFVNNDETSMPEKMESKTSTTTTTTGEVNPLARIFRFKTKPRGRNVKRGKPATYDYLKSFWYGYGDDKSLKYRSFVAVYDDDLNIGKKSEKCNVGRRKRHKSWSVPEVLKLCDGVSQLGVGKWTEIKRLFFSSIHHRSSVDLKDKWRNLLRASCKSPCVKLKGEWVKGNASATIPNHILRRVKELSVTHPYPRKRQLKIKL from the exons ATGCCCCACAATCCACAATCCTCACACCCTTTTCTCCATCATCGTCTTCTTCTTCACATCCTGCAATTCCTTCGTGTTTATGCTACCGAACCTCTGATAACACCAACAATGGAGTACTCAGAATCCTCAAACGACTAT ATTGAAGAATACGAATCGATTTTCACAGCGCTAGAAACCGAGTTACCGAAAGTAGATCGTTTGCCTAATTTCAGCGACGTGATTGACGGAGTTCTTAGCTCCGATGCTTTCAGTTTACACAAATGTGTTTATGATTCTTCTACTCATG CTGATGTGGTGGATAGTATTAGTCTTCCGGACGTATTCGAATTCGACGATTACCTTTTGGATTTTGTTAATAACGATGAAACAAGCATGCCGGAGAAGATGGAGTCGAAGACCagtactaccaccaccaccaccggagAAGTTAATCCGTTGGCTAGGATTTTTAGATTTAAAACGAAACCGAGAGGTAGGAATGTGAAGAGGGGGAAGCCTGCAACTTATGATTATTTGAAATCGTTTTGGTATGGATATGGAGATGATAAATCGTTGAAGTATAGAAGCTTTGTTGCTGTTTATGATGATGATTTGAATATTGGGAAAAAGAGTGAAAAGTGTAATGTCGGGAGAAGAAAGAGGCATAAGTCGTGGTCGGTGCCTGAGGTTTTGAAGCTGTGTGACGGAGTTTCTCAACTTGGTGTTGGGAAATGGACGGAGATTAAACGGTTGTTTTTCTCATCGATTCATCACCGATCATCGGTGGATTTGAAG gaTAAATGGCGAAATCTTTTGAGAGCAAGCTGCAAATCACCATGTGTTAAACTAAAG GGTGAATGGGTAAAAGGCAATGCTTCCGCGACGATACCAAATCATATCCTACGTCGAGTTAAGGAGCTTTCGGTGACACATCCATATCCAAGGAAACGACAATTGAAGATTAAACTATAG
- the LOC111897749 gene encoding lysM domain receptor-like kinase 3 — MCRTKMAVDAADPNITRRRSSRRTQTTTPETPTRSSSKSETRLHPSTSNVTSSSYSYGGGTSSSYRLGSSIATAEASVSSRTSLSSLRNSLPENTHIYDFSEIRSATNNFLAKRFSSSSSSPSWRCSLRGKEVVVFQRKFRRSIQESELREKLSVIYRSHHMSIIKLLGASISGDYIYLAYDFMPGGNLADCLRNKRNPEFTVLSTWMSRMQIATDLSSGLDYIHNNAGLKINLVHKYVKSSSVIVTEPSFNAKICHFGTAELCGETVVEPKIVKDDKRSGEIQEVVSPESSPPTNLTRSNSRALQFEGIKGYMAPEFRGLATQKSDIYAFGVVILELLSGEEPVKYKFDKEKGNHVKTSIVDTAKFAVEGDGGDESEVEWRLRRWVDRRLKDSFPVTVVEKLTRIALDCVDEDPNKRPNMSRVAGKISKLYLDSRKWADTIQVPTDFTSSFAPR, encoded by the coding sequence ATGTGCAGAACAAAAATGGCGGTGGACGCAGCTGATCCCAATATAACAAGGAGGAGGAGCTCAAGAAGGACGCAAACAACCACGCCGGAAACTCCGACTCGATCATCGAGTAAATCTGAAACACGTCTTCATCCATCAACGAGTAATGTTACAAGCAGTAGTTACAGCTACGGAGGTGGCACCAGTTCAAGTTACAGACTCGGCAGCTCAATTGCAACCGCAGAAGCTTCCGTTTCCTCCAGAACATCGCTTTCCAGCCTCCGTAATTCCTTGCCGGAAAACACTCACATCTACGATTTCTCGGAGATTCGTTCCGCTACCAATAACTTTCTAGCAAAACGGTTTTCTTCTTCGTCTTCGTCGCCGTCGTGGCGGTGTTCTCTTCGCGGCAAGGAAGTGGTTGTTTTTCAACGGAAGTTTCGCCGTTCGATACAGGAATCAGAATTGCGAGAGAAGTTATCTGTTATTTACAGAAGCCATCACATGAGCATAATTAAGCTGCTTGGAGCGTCGATTTCAGGTGATTATATTTACCTGGCTTACGATTTCATGCCCGGCGGCAACCTCGCGGATTGTTTGCGTAATAAGAGAAATCCTGAGTTTACGGTGTTGTCGACATGGATGTCACGGATGCAAATCGCGACGGATTTATCCTCTGGTTTGGATTATATTCACAATAATGCCGGTTTGAAAATCAATTTAGTTCATAAATATGTAAAGTCGAGTAGCGTAATTGTCACTGAGCCATCGTTCAACGCTAAGATCTGTCACTTTGGCACGGCGGAGTTGTGCGGAGAGACGGTGGTCGAGCCAAAAATCGTAAAAGATGACAAAAGAAGCGGCGAGATCCAAGAGGTTGTTTCGCCGGAATCTTCGCCGCCGACGAATTTAACGAGATCTAACAGTCGAGCTTTGCAATTTGAAGGAATTAAAGGATACATGGCGCCGGAGTTTCGTGGTCTCGCAACACAGAAATCCGACATATACGCATTCGGCGTTGTGATTTTGGAGTTGTTATCAGGTGAAGAACCGGTGAAGTATAAGTTCGATAAGGAGAAAGGGAACCACGTTAAGACTTCGATTGTGGATACCGCAAAATTTGCGGTGGAAGGCGACGGCGGAGATGAGTCGGAAGTTGAATGGAGACTCAGACGGTGGGTTGATAGGCGGCTGAAGGATTCGTTTCCGGTGACGGTGGTTGAGAAGTTGACCCGAATAGCGTTGGATTGTGTGGATGAGGATCCGAATAAACGGCCTAACATGAGCCGCGTGGCGGGTAAAATCTCAAAATTGTATTTGGATTCGAGAAAATGGGCGGATACTATTCAGGTTCCCACCGATTTTACATCTTCATTTGCCCCAAGGTGA